The proteins below come from a single Archangium lipolyticum genomic window:
- the lpdA gene encoding dihydrolipoyl dehydrogenase, translated as MAETFDVVIIGSGPGGYVGAIRAAQLGLKTALIEKDKRLGGTCLHRGCIPTKSLLWSAALLHHIREAADFGIEVPAPVVNWAKVQEHKQKVVTKGANGIDFLMKKNKVTVFKGHGRIAGKGKVEVALEAGGKQTLDTKNIIIATGSVPKSLPNIVVDHKRVLNSDSILEIDRIPKSLIVIGAGAVGCEFASVFNHMGTQVSIVEYMPNLLPIEDIDASKELERHFKRRKIDLHTGAKVEKVENTANGVKLTMTVGSETRTIEAELVLSAVGRAPVTEDIGLQFTSIKPDRGFIKTDTMMRTTEPNVYAIGDVIPTPMLAHVASAECVLAVEHIAGKNPAPINYDLTPSATYCYPEVASVGLTEKKAKERGYDVKSAIFPFSAVTKASISNEAIGMIKVISDKKYDEVLGVHLVGPHATELLAEACVAMRLEITTEELAHTMHAHPTLSEIMKEGAEATLGHPIHI; from the coding sequence GTGGCTGAGACTTTCGACGTGGTCATCATCGGTTCGGGCCCTGGCGGGTACGTCGGTGCCATCCGAGCCGCGCAGCTCGGGCTGAAGACGGCTCTCATCGAGAAGGACAAGCGCCTGGGTGGCACGTGCCTCCACCGCGGCTGCATCCCCACCAAGTCCCTCCTCTGGTCCGCCGCGCTGCTCCATCACATCCGTGAGGCCGCGGACTTCGGTATCGAGGTGCCGGCTCCGGTGGTCAACTGGGCCAAGGTCCAGGAGCACAAGCAGAAGGTGGTCACCAAGGGTGCCAACGGCATCGACTTCCTGATGAAGAAGAACAAGGTGACCGTGTTCAAGGGTCACGGCCGCATCGCCGGCAAGGGCAAGGTCGAGGTCGCCCTCGAGGCCGGTGGCAAGCAGACGCTGGACACCAAGAACATCATCATCGCCACCGGCTCGGTGCCCAAGTCGCTGCCCAACATCGTCGTGGACCACAAGCGCGTCCTCAACAGCGACTCCATCCTGGAGATCGACCGCATTCCCAAGAGCCTGATCGTCATCGGCGCCGGCGCCGTGGGCTGCGAGTTCGCCTCCGTCTTCAACCACATGGGCACCCAGGTCTCCATCGTGGAGTACATGCCCAACCTGCTCCCCATCGAGGACATCGACGCCTCCAAGGAGCTGGAGCGGCACTTCAAGCGCCGGAAGATCGATCTCCACACCGGTGCCAAGGTGGAGAAGGTCGAGAACACCGCCAACGGCGTGAAGCTGACCATGACCGTCGGCAGCGAGACCCGCACCATCGAGGCCGAGCTCGTCCTGTCCGCCGTGGGCCGCGCTCCCGTCACCGAGGACATCGGGCTTCAGTTCACCTCCATCAAGCCCGACCGCGGTTTCATCAAGACCGACACCATGATGCGCACCACCGAGCCGAACGTGTACGCGATCGGTGACGTGATCCCCACGCCGATGCTCGCCCACGTGGCCAGCGCCGAGTGCGTCCTCGCCGTCGAGCACATCGCCGGCAAGAACCCCGCTCCCATCAACTACGACCTCACCCCCTCCGCCACCTACTGCTACCCCGAGGTGGCCTCCGTCGGCCTCACCGAGAAGAAGGCCAAGGAGCGCGGCTACGACGTGAAGAGCGCCATCTTCCCGTTCTCCGCCGTCACCAAGGCCTCCATCTCCAACGAGGCCATCGGCATGATCAAGGTCATCTCCGACAAGAAGTATGACGAGGTGCTCGGTGTCCACCTCGTGGGCCCCCACGCCACCGAGCTCCTCGCCGAGGCCTGCGTCGCCATGCGCCTGGAGATCACCACCGAGGAGCTCGCGCACACCATGCACGCCCACCCGACCCTCTCCGAGATCATGAAGGAGGGCGCCGAGGCCACCCTGGGTCACCCGATCCACATCTGA
- a CDS encoding cupredoxin domain-containing protein → MRIHLLALTLMATPALAESPLTALVAEYETGPAYIFQNDGRYGPTGTQYDADELNQKANLYRTQRIALEARLGERHGIILLYAPFDITTRATLSRDIDFRGTVFPAGTAVDSRYLFDGYRASYLFRLINGERFSWDIGASVQIRNALVDLSAVDGSRYVKESDIGVVGALKTRLRYELPSRVWAGLEADALSTFGLLGNTTGGIYDVALTLGIPLNTKGDVSAYARLRLLGGGADVKRRDIYNWGNFGFAVVGVQADLVSLVERGLSKQ, encoded by the coding sequence ATGCGAATCCACCTGCTCGCACTGACCCTGATGGCCACCCCGGCCCTGGCTGAAAGCCCGTTGACGGCGCTCGTCGCCGAATATGAAACGGGGCCGGCGTACATCTTCCAGAACGACGGGCGCTACGGTCCGACCGGCACCCAGTACGACGCCGACGAGCTCAACCAGAAGGCCAATCTGTATCGGACCCAACGGATCGCGCTCGAGGCGCGGCTGGGAGAGCGCCACGGCATCATCCTGCTGTACGCGCCGTTCGACATCACCACGCGCGCGACGCTGTCCAGGGACATCGACTTCCGAGGGACGGTGTTCCCGGCGGGCACGGCGGTGGACAGCCGCTACCTGTTCGACGGGTACCGGGCCAGCTACCTCTTCCGGCTCATCAACGGCGAGCGCTTCTCCTGGGACATCGGGGCGAGCGTGCAGATCCGCAACGCGCTGGTGGACCTGAGCGCGGTGGACGGCTCGCGCTACGTGAAGGAGAGCGACATCGGCGTGGTGGGCGCGCTGAAGACGCGGCTGCGCTACGAGCTGCCCTCGCGGGTCTGGGCGGGACTCGAGGCCGACGCACTGTCCACCTTCGGACTGCTGGGCAACACCACGGGCGGCATCTACGACGTGGCGCTGACGTTGGGCATTCCATTGAACACGAAGGGTGACGTGAGCGCCTACGCGCGGCTGCGGCTGCTCGGGGGTGGCGCGGACGTGAAGCGCCGGGACATCTACAACTGGGGCAACTTCGGCTTCGCGGTCGTGGGCGTGCAGGCCGACCTGGTGTCGCTGGTCGAGCGCGGCCTCTCCAAGCAGTGA
- a CDS encoding ribonuclease R family protein produces the protein MDTPAPSRTVTGRIDVHPRGYGFLVVHPSGADEVLSAFIPPPELNPYLADDIVSATVTASADGRWTASGLSLLNRPRQEVYGEVVTRKGAAHLRIDRDVANGDWPLEAAGVEVQHEDALVARIADGKAWLLRKLEPGADRSLERIIVRHGLRRDFDPEALAEVQRVLSTPHALGARRDLRQVPTVTVDSPSTRVIDDAISVLPAGGDGALRLFVSIADAAELVPEGSALDRAARERATSVYLAGAMLPMLPEELSTNWLSLVPGEERLCLTVELRIDPEGHVTAMDVYESLIRSWAKLNYAEVADYLDKDEVSEPMAAVREAMPWFRAAAARLAVARAGRGGIEMAREEARFTFDEETGEVSGIEAVRPTTAHTLVERFMVAANEAIAGWLIDRGVPALLRVQDEPDPQRVADLSAFAQHSGFAAGFGRRLTPLALAAFDRQIAGCAAEAALRSVLRRSLGPSRYTVVPAMHFGLAARAYSHFTSPIRRYADLSVHRALKQYLRGRRDFVHEDPAVEQLAVHLNERSRTAHRAEKDRHRVLEARIMAAYVGRELMGRITRVKPFGLLVQLDGMLVEGYLPADTLPEGPYQPDPRETSLVGPARTFTIGMPLKVRVAATDEQHGRIELALAG, from the coding sequence ATGGATACGCCCGCTCCCTCGCGCACCGTCACCGGCCGCATCGACGTCCACCCTCGCGGCTATGGCTTCCTCGTCGTGCACCCCTCCGGCGCCGACGAGGTGCTCTCCGCCTTCATCCCACCGCCCGAGCTCAACCCCTATCTCGCCGACGACATCGTCTCCGCGACCGTGACGGCCTCGGCCGACGGGCGCTGGACCGCGAGCGGGCTGTCCCTCCTCAACCGCCCGCGCCAGGAGGTCTACGGCGAGGTGGTGACGCGCAAGGGCGCGGCACACCTGCGCATCGATCGCGACGTGGCCAATGGTGACTGGCCGCTGGAGGCCGCTGGCGTCGAGGTGCAGCACGAGGACGCCCTGGTGGCTCGCATCGCCGATGGCAAGGCCTGGCTCCTGCGCAAGCTGGAGCCGGGTGCGGACCGCTCGCTGGAGCGCATCATCGTGCGCCACGGGCTGCGCCGCGACTTCGACCCGGAAGCACTGGCCGAGGTGCAGCGCGTCCTCTCCACCCCCCATGCACTCGGAGCCCGGAGGGATCTGCGCCAGGTGCCCACCGTCACGGTGGACTCGCCCTCGACGCGCGTCATCGACGACGCCATCTCCGTGCTGCCCGCGGGTGGAGATGGGGCGCTGCGTCTGTTCGTCTCCATCGCGGACGCCGCGGAGCTCGTCCCCGAGGGCTCGGCGCTGGACCGCGCGGCGCGCGAACGGGCCACCAGCGTGTACCTCGCCGGCGCCATGCTGCCGATGCTCCCCGAGGAGCTGTCGACGAACTGGCTCAGCCTGGTACCCGGCGAGGAGCGGCTGTGCCTCACGGTGGAGTTGCGCATCGACCCGGAGGGGCACGTCACCGCCATGGACGTGTACGAGAGCCTCATCCGCTCCTGGGCGAAGCTCAACTACGCCGAGGTCGCGGACTACCTCGACAAGGACGAGGTGTCCGAGCCGATGGCGGCGGTGCGCGAGGCGATGCCGTGGTTCCGCGCGGCGGCGGCGCGGCTGGCGGTGGCTCGGGCGGGGCGCGGTGGCATCGAGATGGCGCGCGAGGAGGCACGCTTCACCTTCGACGAGGAGACGGGCGAGGTCTCCGGCATCGAGGCCGTGCGGCCCACGACGGCGCACACCCTGGTCGAGCGCTTCATGGTGGCCGCCAACGAGGCCATCGCGGGATGGCTCATCGACCGGGGCGTCCCCGCCCTCCTCCGCGTCCAGGACGAGCCGGATCCGCAGCGCGTGGCCGATCTGTCCGCCTTCGCCCAACACTCGGGCTTCGCGGCGGGCTTCGGCCGCAGACTCACCCCGCTGGCGCTCGCCGCGTTCGACCGGCAGATCGCCGGCTGCGCCGCGGAGGCCGCGCTGCGCTCGGTGCTGCGACGCTCGCTGGGCCCCTCGCGCTACACCGTGGTGCCCGCCATGCACTTCGGGCTCGCGGCGCGCGCCTACTCGCACTTCACCTCGCCCATCCGGCGGTACGCGGACCTCTCCGTCCACCGCGCCCTCAAACAGTACCTGCGGGGCCGGCGCGACTTCGTGCACGAGGACCCCGCCGTCGAGCAGCTCGCGGTGCACCTCAACGAGCGCTCCCGGACCGCCCACCGCGCCGAGAAGGATCGCCACCGCGTGCTGGAGGCCCGGATCATGGCCGCGTACGTGGGCCGGGAGCTCATGGGCCGCATCACCCGGGTGAAGCCCTTCGGCCTGCTCGTCCAGCTCGACGGCATGCTGGTGGAGGGCTACCTCCCGGCGGACACGCTGCCCGAGGGGCCCTATCAGCCCGATCCCCGGGAGACATCACTCGTGGGACCCGCGCGCACCTTCACCATCGGCATGCCGCTGAAGGTGCGCGTGGCCGCGACCGACGAACAGCACGGCCGCATCGAGCTCGCGCTCGCCGGGTGA
- a CDS encoding Ca2+-dependent phosphoinositide-specific phospholipase C — translation MKAWLKIVCGVLAVVGVPALAQPAYNEVRQKSSHNSYQRHEALLDQLVYHRVRSLEFDIHNGKSNWSKVTGNWFVYHADVVDPGTTCHRLSDCLDELRAFHLANPGHEVVTVWVDLKDGFESGRMPQDLDNRITAHLPASWLFKPSDVMAACPGATSLQAAVTGACGWPSTTALRGRFIIALTGGDVSSSTSKLNTYVSNGSTATSRVAFVAPDLSSTSAIGTRSHAVVFNIQNGNSSLASSVHQAGFVSRVWGVNDSASWSRAVLAMANHIATDKVSYHQDGWAVTHNTLGWPFGCFGSWPCGGYQEAVNVIGAEVDSGDIWGSSDSFLFASEYNGAVTTTTWTAAVNTPNSHVEVWAKGCLMARESTASNARYFAVCRPADENKPRLQYRTSTGGSTSSAEVDIVPADTVDQESITFLRLTVQYDGSQTCAWGYASQNASAWKLIGSRCFSGLLGHQGLAASSHDSGRVKLLFGDVKRNSTQYRQASFPSKAAVGGGVSSWRLFDGVF, via the coding sequence ATGAAGGCCTGGCTGAAGATCGTTTGCGGGGTGTTGGCGGTAGTCGGAGTGCCCGCGCTGGCCCAGCCCGCGTACAACGAGGTGCGGCAGAAGTCGTCGCACAACTCCTACCAGCGCCACGAGGCCCTGCTCGATCAGCTCGTGTACCACCGCGTCCGCTCGCTCGAGTTCGACATCCACAATGGCAAGAGCAACTGGTCCAAGGTGACGGGCAACTGGTTCGTCTACCATGCGGACGTCGTCGACCCTGGAACCACGTGCCACCGGCTCTCCGACTGCCTGGACGAGCTGCGCGCCTTCCACCTCGCCAACCCCGGCCATGAGGTGGTGACGGTCTGGGTGGATCTCAAGGACGGCTTCGAGTCCGGCCGCATGCCGCAGGACCTGGACAACCGCATCACCGCACACCTGCCCGCGTCCTGGCTCTTCAAGCCCTCGGATGTGATGGCGGCCTGCCCGGGTGCCACGAGCCTGCAGGCGGCGGTGACGGGCGCCTGTGGCTGGCCCTCCACCACGGCGCTCAGGGGCAGGTTCATCATCGCCCTCACCGGCGGGGACGTGTCCTCGTCCACCAGCAAGCTCAACACCTACGTGTCCAACGGCTCCACGGCCACCAGCCGCGTGGCCTTCGTCGCGCCCGACCTCTCGAGCACCTCGGCGATTGGCACGAGGAGCCATGCCGTGGTCTTCAACATCCAGAACGGCAACTCCTCCCTGGCCTCCAGCGTGCACCAGGCGGGCTTCGTCAGCCGGGTGTGGGGCGTGAACGACTCGGCGTCGTGGAGCCGGGCGGTGTTGGCGATGGCCAATCACATCGCCACGGACAAGGTGAGCTACCACCAGGACGGGTGGGCGGTGACGCACAACACCCTGGGGTGGCCCTTCGGGTGCTTCGGCTCCTGGCCGTGCGGCGGCTACCAGGAGGCCGTGAATGTCATCGGCGCCGAGGTGGACTCCGGAGACATCTGGGGCAGCAGCGACAGCTTCCTGTTCGCCTCCGAGTACAACGGCGCGGTGACGACGACCACCTGGACGGCGGCGGTGAACACGCCCAACAGCCATGTGGAGGTGTGGGCCAAGGGGTGCCTGATGGCCCGCGAGAGCACGGCGTCCAATGCGCGCTACTTCGCGGTATGCCGCCCGGCGGACGAAAACAAGCCGCGCCTCCAGTACCGCACGAGCACGGGCGGCTCCACGTCCTCGGCCGAGGTGGACATCGTTCCGGCGGACACCGTCGACCAGGAGAGCATCACCTTCCTCCGCCTCACGGTGCAGTACGACGGGTCGCAGACGTGCGCGTGGGGGTACGCCTCGCAGAACGCCTCGGCGTGGAAGCTGATTGGCAGCAGGTGCTTCTCCGGTCTGCTGGGCCACCAGGGCCTGGCGGCCAGCTCGCATGACAGCGGCCGGGTGAAGCTCCTCTTCGGCGACGTGAAGCGGAACTCGACCCAGTACCGCCAGGCCTCCTTCCCCTCCAAGGCGGCGGTGGGCGGTGGCGTGAGCAGCTGGCGGCTCTTCGACGGGGTGTTCTGA
- the hisIE gene encoding bifunctional phosphoribosyl-AMP cyclohydrolase/phosphoribosyl-ATP diphosphatase HisIE, producing MLDLSKLDFAKGNGLVTVVTQDASTGDLLMVAFADREALEKTLETGEMYYRSRTRGLWHKGGTSGNVQRVVSLTADCDGDAVLARVEKAGPACHTGAETCFDIGPVDALVELDKTIAQRAAKVPEPGEKPSYTRRLLDDRNLRLKKIGEEAAELVTACADGDKARAVEEAADVLYHLLVAVRPLGVTLEDVKDVLARRARPSKG from the coding sequence ATGTTGGATCTGTCGAAGCTGGATTTCGCCAAGGGCAACGGGCTGGTGACGGTGGTGACGCAGGACGCGAGCACGGGCGACCTGCTGATGGTGGCGTTCGCGGACCGCGAGGCGTTGGAGAAGACGCTGGAGACGGGCGAGATGTATTACCGCTCGCGCACGCGCGGGCTGTGGCACAAGGGCGGCACGAGCGGGAACGTGCAGCGCGTGGTGTCGCTGACGGCGGACTGTGACGGAGACGCGGTGCTGGCGCGGGTGGAGAAGGCCGGTCCGGCGTGCCACACGGGCGCGGAGACCTGCTTCGACATCGGGCCGGTGGACGCGCTCGTGGAACTGGACAAGACCATTGCCCAGCGGGCGGCGAAGGTCCCGGAGCCGGGAGAGAAGCCGAGCTACACGCGGCGGCTTCTGGACGACCGGAACCTGCGGCTGAAGAAGATCGGCGAGGAGGCGGCGGAGCTGGTGACGGCGTGCGCGGACGGGGACAAGGCACGCGCCGTGGAAGAGGCCGCGGACGTGCTCTACCACCTGCTCGTGGCGGTACGTCCGTTGGGCGTGACGCTGGAGGACGTGAAGGACGTGCTCGCGCGCCGGGCCCGTCCCTCGAAGGGATAG
- the hisN gene encoding histidinol-phosphatase: MDAQSLMQAVEEVARRSGDVALDFFRKGVKVDMKGDGTPVTVADRTAETTAREWIESRFPEDGILGEEFGETRPGAKRRWILDPIDGTKSFIHGVPLWGTLVALTEGERVLAGAAYFPPVGDMLVAAPGQGCWWNGKRARVSEQAELSRSLVLATDERFRVYPDRGVKWREVTAKAYLARTWGDCYGYLLLATGRAEVMIDEELSPWDAAALQPIIEEAGGVFTDWTGTRTSFGGNAIATNAALARQVREMLGATKRA; this comes from the coding sequence ATGGACGCGCAGTCGTTGATGCAGGCGGTGGAGGAAGTAGCGCGCAGGTCGGGAGACGTGGCGCTCGACTTCTTCCGCAAGGGCGTCAAGGTGGACATGAAGGGGGACGGCACGCCGGTGACGGTGGCGGACCGGACCGCGGAGACGACGGCGCGCGAGTGGATCGAGTCCCGCTTCCCCGAGGATGGCATCCTCGGGGAGGAGTTCGGCGAGACGCGGCCCGGGGCGAAGCGCCGGTGGATCCTGGATCCGATCGACGGCACGAAGTCGTTCATCCATGGCGTGCCGTTGTGGGGCACGCTGGTGGCGCTCACGGAGGGCGAGCGCGTGCTCGCGGGCGCGGCGTACTTCCCGCCCGTGGGAGACATGCTGGTGGCGGCGCCGGGGCAGGGGTGCTGGTGGAACGGGAAGCGGGCGCGGGTGTCGGAGCAGGCGGAGCTGTCCAGGTCGCTGGTACTGGCCACGGACGAGCGTTTCCGGGTGTATCCGGATCGCGGGGTGAAGTGGCGCGAGGTGACGGCGAAGGCCTACCTGGCGCGGACGTGGGGTGACTGCTACGGCTACCTGCTGCTGGCCACGGGGCGGGCGGAGGTGATGATCGACGAGGAGCTGTCGCCCTGGGACGCGGCCGCGCTTCAGCCCATCATCGAGGAGGCGGGAGGCGTTTTCACGGACTGGACGGGGACGAGGACCTCGTTCGGTGGCAACGCCATTGCGACGAACGCGGCGCTCGCGCGCCAGGTGCGCGAGATGTTGGGCGCGACGAAGAGGGCATGA
- the hisF gene encoding imidazole glycerol phosphate synthase subunit HisF → MLTRRLIVCLDVKGGRVVKGVQFEGLRDVGDPVELAMRYEEAGADEVTFLDISASNEERATLWDLVQRTAERLFIPLTVGGGVRTADDVGRALRAGADKVSINSAAVARPEVLTECAERFGAQCVVASIDAKRDGDKWRVYTHGGKRATDLDAVTWARECVKRGAGEILLTSIDRDGARSGYDLELTRAIAEQVDVPVIASGGAGNAEHVRAALKEGRADAALVAGILHDGVTTVGAIKSLLRESGLGIRSL, encoded by the coding sequence ATGCTCACGCGGCGACTGATCGTCTGTCTGGATGTGAAGGGTGGGCGCGTGGTGAAGGGCGTCCAGTTCGAGGGCCTGCGGGACGTGGGAGACCCGGTCGAGCTGGCCATGCGCTACGAGGAGGCGGGCGCCGACGAGGTGACCTTCCTCGACATCTCCGCGAGCAACGAGGAGCGCGCGACGCTGTGGGACCTGGTGCAGCGCACGGCGGAGCGGCTGTTCATCCCGCTGACGGTGGGCGGCGGTGTGCGCACGGCGGACGACGTGGGCCGGGCGCTGCGGGCGGGCGCGGACAAGGTGAGCATCAACTCGGCGGCGGTGGCCCGGCCCGAGGTGCTCACCGAGTGCGCCGAGCGCTTCGGAGCCCAGTGCGTGGTGGCCAGCATCGACGCCAAGCGCGATGGGGACAAGTGGCGCGTGTACACCCATGGTGGCAAGCGGGCCACGGACCTGGACGCGGTGACCTGGGCGCGCGAGTGCGTGAAACGTGGAGCAGGTGAAATCCTGCTCACCAGCATTGACAGGGACGGAGCCCGTTCGGGGTATGACCTGGAGCTGACGCGGGCGATCGCCGAACAGGTGGACGTCCCGGTCATCGCCTCGGGTGGTGCGGGCAACGCGGAGCATGTCCGGGCCGCGTTGAAGGAGGGCAGGGCGGACGCGGCGCTGGTGGCGGGCATCCTCCACGATGGCGTCACCACGGTCGGGGCGATCAAATCGCTGCTCCGCGAGAGCGGCCTCGGCATCAGGAGCCTCTGA
- a CDS encoding imidazoleglycerol-phosphate dehydratase — translation MTTIVRETKETKVTVEIALGKGTAKVDTGLPFFDHMLSTFARYAGLDLTLHARGDLRHHLMEDVAITLGAAVQKVIPATAARYGERTIPMDDALVQACIDVGGRFYYRGPLRSKLYEHVMRSFCEHARVTLHLRILRGKDSHHVTEAAFKALGMALRDAMVDSGVVFSTKGAVALEVK, via the coding sequence ATGACGACCATCGTTCGGGAGACGAAGGAGACCAAGGTCACGGTGGAGATCGCCCTGGGCAAGGGCACCGCCAAGGTGGACACGGGCCTGCCCTTCTTCGATCACATGCTGTCCACCTTCGCGCGCTACGCGGGCCTGGACCTGACGCTGCACGCGCGGGGCGACCTCCGGCACCACCTCATGGAGGACGTGGCCATCACCCTGGGCGCGGCGGTGCAGAAGGTGATTCCGGCCACCGCGGCTCGCTATGGCGAGCGCACCATTCCCATGGACGACGCGCTCGTGCAGGCCTGCATCGACGTGGGCGGGCGCTTCTATTACCGGGGTCCGCTGCGCAGCAAGCTGTACGAGCACGTGATGCGCTCGTTCTGCGAGCACGCGCGGGTGACGCTGCACCTGCGCATCCTGCGCGGCAAGGACAGCCACCACGTGACGGAGGCGGCCTTCAAGGCGCTCGGCATGGCGCTGCGGGACGCGATGGTGGACTCGGGAGTGGTCTTCAGCACGAAGGGCGCGGTCGCCCTGGAGGTGAAGTGA
- a CDS encoding 1-(5-phosphoribosyl)-5-[(5-phosphoribosylamino)methylideneamino]imidazole-4-carboxamide isomerase — translation MIAIPAIDLREGACVQLVGGSYADERVRVKDPLDALKRWRSYGFKSFHVVDLDAALGKGSNEGPIGALLGHEQGLAFSVGGGVRSTSKAEALLALGASYVVVGTKAIEDAEWLRELAERFPGRVVVAADVKGREVVTRGWTAGSSRDIAQVLRTLEPLPLGGLLVTAVHKEGQMEGVDLPLMEEVARSSRHPLLASGGVTTLEDLRALGRVGAFGAVIGMALYTGKLDAAEVAREFA, via the coding sequence GTGATCGCCATTCCTGCCATCGACCTGCGCGAGGGCGCCTGCGTGCAACTGGTGGGCGGCTCGTACGCCGACGAGCGGGTGCGGGTGAAGGATCCGCTGGACGCGCTGAAGCGCTGGCGCTCGTACGGCTTCAAGAGCTTCCACGTGGTGGATCTGGACGCCGCGCTGGGTAAGGGCTCCAACGAGGGCCCCATCGGGGCGCTGCTGGGCCACGAGCAGGGACTGGCCTTCTCGGTGGGCGGCGGCGTGCGGAGCACGTCCAAGGCGGAGGCGCTGCTCGCACTGGGTGCCTCCTACGTGGTGGTGGGCACGAAGGCCATCGAGGACGCGGAGTGGTTGCGCGAGCTGGCCGAGCGCTTCCCGGGCCGGGTCGTGGTGGCCGCGGACGTGAAGGGCCGGGAGGTGGTGACGCGCGGCTGGACGGCGGGCAGCTCCCGGGACATCGCCCAGGTGCTGCGCACCCTGGAGCCCCTGCCCCTGGGTGGCCTGCTGGTGACGGCGGTGCACAAGGAGGGGCAGATGGAGGGCGTGGACCTGCCGCTGATGGAGGAGGTGGCCCGCTCGAGCCGTCACCCGCTACTGGCCTCGGGCGGTGTGACGACGCTGGAGGATCTGCGGGCCCTCGGGCGGGTGGGGGCCTTCGGCGCGGTCATTGGCATGGCGCTGTACACGGGCAAGCTGGACGCGGCCGAAGTGGCGCGGGAGTTCGCATGA
- the hisH gene encoding imidazole glycerol phosphate synthase subunit HisH — MRVTLFDYGAGNLHSLAKALATAPDVEVRVREDPLRALDTDVLVLPGVGAFGAAAARLAPGREQMRRAVLDGLPCLGICLGMQLMFDTSDEGGGQGLGLFRGRVTKLRARHVPHIGWNSVEEDTALRSAKLDTVYYAHSYVCRAEEPGVVVGWTTHEEDRFPASVRRGKVLGLQFHPEKSSAAGVRFLQAFLEEVRK, encoded by the coding sequence GTGAGAGTGACGCTTTTCGACTATGGAGCAGGCAACCTGCACTCGCTGGCCAAGGCCCTGGCCACGGCACCGGACGTGGAGGTGCGCGTGCGGGAGGATCCGCTGCGGGCGCTGGACACGGACGTGCTGGTGCTGCCGGGAGTGGGTGCCTTCGGCGCGGCGGCGGCCCGGCTGGCTCCGGGACGCGAGCAGATGCGGCGCGCGGTGCTGGACGGCCTGCCGTGCCTCGGCATCTGTCTGGGCATGCAGCTGATGTTCGACACGAGCGACGAGGGCGGGGGCCAGGGACTGGGCCTCTTCCGCGGCCGGGTGACGAAGCTGCGCGCCCGGCACGTGCCTCACATCGGGTGGAACTCGGTGGAGGAGGACACCGCGCTGCGGAGCGCGAAGCTGGACACCGTCTACTACGCGCACAGCTACGTCTGCCGCGCCGAGGAGCCCGGCGTGGTGGTGGGCTGGACGACGCACGAGGAGGACCGCTTCCCGGCGTCGGTGCGGCGCGGGAAGGTGCTCGGTCTGCAGTTCCACCCGGAGAAGAGCTCGGCGGCGGGCGTGCGTTTCCTTCAGGCCTTCCTCGAGGAGGTGCGCAAGTGA